In Lemur catta isolate mLemCat1 chromosome 1, mLemCat1.pri, whole genome shotgun sequence, one DNA window encodes the following:
- the LOC123622762 gene encoding RNA polymerase-associated protein LEO1 — protein MADMEDLFGSYADSDAERKDSDSGSDSDSDQENAASGSNGSGSESDQDERGDSGQPSNKELFGDDSEDEGASHHSGSDNHSERSDNRSEASEHSDHEDNDPSDVDQHSGSDAHNDDEDEGHRSDGESHHSEAEGSEKAHSDDEKWDREDKSDQSDDEKTQNSDDEERAQGSDEDKLQNSDDDEKMQNTDDEERPQLSDDDRQQLSEEEKANSDDEQPVASDNDDEKQNSDDEERPQLSDDEKMQNSDDERPQASDEEHRHSDDEEEQDHKSESARGSDSEDEVLRMKRKNTIASDSEADSDTEVPKDNSGTMDLFGGADDISSGSDGEDKPPTPGQPVDENGLPQDQQEEEPIPETRIEVEIPKVNTDLGNDLYFVKLPNFLSVEPRPFDPQYYEDEFEDEEMLDEEGRTRLKLKVENTIRWRIRRDEEGNEIKESNARIVKWSDGSMSLHLGNEVFDVYKAPLQGDHNHLFIRQGTGLQGQAVFKTKLTFRPHSTDSATHRKMTLSLADRCSKTQKIRILPMAGRDPECQRTEMIKKEEERLRASIRRESQQRRMREKQHQRGLSASYLEPDRYDEEEEGEESISLAAIKNRYKGGIREERARIYSSDSDEGSEEDKAQRLLKAKKLTSDEEGEPSGKRKADDDDKANKRHKKYVISDEEEEDDD, from the exons ATGGCGGATATGGAGGATCTCTTCGGGAGCTACGCTGACAGCGATGCTGAGCGGAAAG ATTCTGATTCTGGGTCTGACTCAGATTCTGATCAAGAGAATGCTGCTTCTGGCAGTAATGGCTCTGGAAGTGAAAGCGATCAAGATGAAAGAGGTGATTCAGGACAACCAAGCAATAAGGAACTGTTTGGAGATGACAGTGAGGATGAGGGAGCTTCTCATCATAGCGGCAGTGATAATCACTCTGAGAGATCAGACAATAGATCAGAAGCTTCTGAGCATTCTGACCATGAAGACAATGACCCCTCAGATGTAGATCAGCACAGTGGATCGGATGCCCataatgatgatgaagatgaaggtCATAGATCAGATGGAGAGAGCCACCACTCAGAAGCAGAAGGCTCTGAAAAAGCACATTCAGATGATGAAAAATGGGACAGAGAAGATAAAAGTGACCAGTCAGATgatgaaaagacacaaaattCTGATGATGAGGAGAGGGCACAAGGATCTGATGAAGATAAGCTACAGAATTCTGATGATGATGAGAAAATGCAGAACACAGATGATGAGGAGAGGCCTCAGCTTTCCGATGATGACAGACAACAGCTGTCTGAGGAGGAAAAGGCTAATTCTGATGATGAACAGCCAGTGGCTTCTGATAATGATGATGAGAAACAGAATTCCGACGATGAAGAACGACCCCAGTTGTCTGATgatgagaaaatgcaaaattctGATGATGAAAGGCCACAGGCCTCAGATGAAGAACATAGGCATTCGGATGATGAAGAGGAACAGGACCATAAATCAG AGTCTGCAAGAGGCAGTGATAGTGAAGATGAAGTTTTACGAATGAAACGCAAGAACACAATTGCATCTGATTCAGAAGCCGATAGTGACACTGAGGTGCCAAAAG ATAATAGTGGAACCATGGATCTGTTTGGAGGTGCAGATGATATATCTTCAGGGAGTGATGGAGAAGATAAACCACCTACTCCAGGACAGCCTGTT GATGAAAATGGATTGCCTCAGGATCAGCAGGAGGAGGAGCCGATTCCTGAAACCAGGATAGAAGTGGAAATACCCAAAGTAAACACTGATTTAGGAAAcgatttatattttgttaaactGCCCAACTTTCTCAGTGTAGAGCCCAG accTTTTGATCCTCAATATTATGAAGATGaatttgaagatgaggaaatgcTGGATGAAGAAGGTAGAACCAGGTTAAAATTGAAG GTAGAAAATACTATACGATGGAGGATACGTCGGGatgaagaaggaaatgaaattaaagaaagcaATGCTCGGATAGTCAAGTGGTCAGACGGAAG CATGTCCTTGCATTTAGGCAATGAAGTGTTTGATGTGTACAAAGCACCGCTGCAGGGTGACCACAATCATCTTTTTATAAGACAAGGTACTGGTCTACAGGGACAAGCCgtctttaaaacaaaactcaCCTTCAG ACCTCACTCTACAGACAGTGCCACACATAGAAAGATGACTCTGTCACTTGCAGATAGATGTTCTAAGACACAGAAGATTAGAATCTTACCAATGGCTGGTCGTGATCCTGAATGCCAGCGCACAGAAATGATTAAG AAAGAAGAAGAACGTTTGAGGGCTTCCATACGCAGGGAATCTCAGCAGCGCCGAATGAGAGAGAAACAGCACCAGCGGGGGCTAAGTGCCAGCTACCTGGAACCTGACCGATacgatgaggaggaggagggcgagGAGTCCATCAGCTTGGCTGCCATTAAAAACCGATACAAAGGGGGCATTCGAG AGGAACGAGCCAGAATCTATTCTTCAGACAGTGATGAGGGATCAGAAGAAGATAAGGCTCAAAGACTACTCAAAGCAAAGAAACTCACCAGTGACGAG